From the genome of Geminocystis herdmanii PCC 6308, one region includes:
- the psb29 gene encoding photosystem II biogenesis protein Psp29, producing MDKLRTVSDTKRNFYQHHNRPINSIYRRVVEELMVEMHLLSVNVDFRSDPIYYLGVCQSFTQFMNGYMPESDKESIFRALCQSINNNPDEYRQKSDSLLNFATQKSPQELINWLLHPTNDNGLEAVADHWRYALDNPKFKYSRLFAIGFYTLLEKSDAEIVKNEEKFAELIKPLTDKLNLPIDKLKKDLELYRSNIEKMSQMLIVLADTLEASKKKRQTNGE from the coding sequence GTGGATAAACTTCGCACCGTTTCCGACACTAAGAGAAATTTTTATCAACACCATAACCGCCCCATTAATTCCATTTATCGTAGAGTGGTAGAAGAATTAATGGTAGAAATGCACCTATTATCAGTTAATGTTGATTTTCGTTCCGATCCCATTTATTATTTAGGAGTATGTCAAAGTTTTACTCAATTCATGAACGGCTATATGCCAGAATCTGACAAAGAATCTATTTTTAGGGCGTTATGTCAATCCATCAACAATAACCCTGACGAATACCGTCAAAAATCAGACAGCTTACTTAACTTTGCTACTCAAAAATCACCCCAAGAATTAATCAACTGGTTACTCCATCCTACTAATGATAATGGTTTAGAAGCCGTTGCCGATCATTGGCGCTATGCTTTAGATAATCCTAAGTTTAAATATAGCCGTTTATTTGCCATCGGTTTTTATACTTTATTAGAAAAAAGTGACGCAGAAATTGTTAAAAATGAGGAAAAATTTGCAGAATTAATTAAGCCTTTAACCGATAAATTAAATCTTCCTATTGATAAACTTAAAAAAGATTTAGAATTATATCGTAGCAATATTGAAAAAATGAGTCAAATGCTTATCGTTTTAGCTGATACCCTTGAGGCTAGTAAGAAAAAAAGACAAACTAATGGAGAATGA
- a CDS encoding glycosyltransferase family 4 protein: MKNILMVSHSDFPMNSAIHVHHFANELIKLGLDCIVAVPWDEKSVTSISGSLYKVTRYEDIANICSYFSNHQPPDIVHCWTPREHVRIYCYHLASLYNFKLIIHWEDSEECIIERFFNIPVKNCTSEFDRETALRDRILPYNLSHPQKYKEFLSTADGVTIIIDKLREFIPVSIPTITLYPGVDTAEFSPREKNTTFLQELGIAENTTILVYTGIIHPTNLEEVRRLYLAVGKRNKRGKPTVLIRTGVDNHLALLEENELWIKEYIKELGWVERKKIPDILALADVLIQPGKSDDFNDYRLPSKIPEFLAMGKPVILPDTNIGKVLTHLENAIVLPNVDEESLQSAMDLVINDQVLAQKLSENGIKFAQNFLNWSNNTKKLYNFYQSLYTKEKEAIYHKNIIARSNYYKQDLDKNYHHSAWQNLQLSLIKDNLQKKEAQIRYLEEINHNRLMQINNLENININNQLKIQNLAQELSKKDNHIELINNNLISQENKLPDNNIHIKIEELENKNILLQEEINAMKTSKFWRIRDKWFSLKRLLGLKY, from the coding sequence ATGAAAAATATTTTAATGGTTTCTCATTCCGATTTTCCGATGAATAGCGCTATTCATGTTCATCATTTTGCTAATGAGTTGATAAAGTTAGGTTTAGATTGTATTGTAGCTGTGCCTTGGGATGAAAAAAGTGTTACTTCTATATCGGGTAGTTTATACAAGGTTACTCGTTATGAAGATATAGCTAATATTTGCAGTTACTTTTCTAACCATCAACCTCCCGATATTGTACATTGTTGGACACCAAGGGAACACGTTAGAATTTATTGCTATCACTTAGCTTCTCTTTACAATTTTAAATTGATAATTCATTGGGAGGATAGCGAAGAATGTATCATTGAAAGGTTTTTTAATATCCCTGTTAAGAATTGTACTTCAGAGTTCGATCGTGAAACGGCGCTGCGCGATCGAATATTACCCTATAATTTATCACATCCCCAAAAATATAAAGAATTTCTCTCTACTGCCGATGGTGTTACTATTATTATCGATAAGTTACGAGAGTTTATTCCTGTTTCTATTCCTACGATTACTTTATATCCGGGAGTTGACACCGCAGAATTTTCCCCCCGTGAGAAAAATACGACTTTTTTGCAAGAATTAGGTATTGCAGAAAATACCACAATTTTAGTTTATACGGGAATTATACATCCTACCAATTTAGAAGAAGTTAGAAGACTTTATTTAGCGGTAGGCAAACGGAATAAGAGGGGAAAACCTACGGTATTAATTCGCACGGGAGTTGATAATCACTTAGCTTTATTAGAAGAAAATGAGTTATGGATTAAAGAATATATTAAAGAATTAGGTTGGGTAGAAAGAAAGAAAATTCCTGATATTCTTGCTTTAGCAGATGTGTTAATACAACCGGGTAAATCTGATGATTTTAATGATTATCGCTTACCTTCTAAAATTCCTGAATTTTTAGCGATGGGAAAACCTGTTATTCTTCCTGATACTAATATTGGTAAAGTCTTAACTCATTTAGAAAATGCTATAGTTTTGCCGAATGTTGATGAAGAATCTTTGCAATCTGCTATGGATTTAGTTATTAATGATCAAGTTTTAGCTCAAAAGTTATCAGAAAATGGGATAAAATTTGCTCAAAATTTTCTTAATTGGAGTAATAATACTAAAAAATTATATAACTTTTATCAGAGTTTATATACCAAAGAAAAAGAGGCTATTTATCATAAAAATATAATAGCTCGATCGAACTATTATAAACAAGATTTAGATAAAAATTATCATCATTCTGCATGGCAAAATTTACAGTTATCTTTAATTAAGGATAATTTACAGAAAAAAGAAGCACAAATTAGATATTTAGAGGAAATTAATCATAACAGATTAATGCAAATTAATAATTTAGAAAATATTAATATTAATAATCAGCTGAAAATTCAAAATTTAGCACAAGAATTAAGTAAGAAAGACAACCATATTGAATTAATAAATAATAATTTAATATCTCAAGAAAATAAGTTACCTGACAATAATATTCATATTAAAATAGAAGAATTGGAAAATAAAAATATTCTTTTACAAGAAGAAATTAACGCCATGAAAACCAGTAAATTTTGGCGTATAAGAGATAAATGGTTTAGTCTTAAACGTCTTCTGGGTTTAAAATATTAA
- a CDS encoding spermine/spermidine synthase domain-containing protein encodes MAGSQLNADVWISEYITPYDIYVHGITSILAHKKTPYQEMYVVESGVYGKALVLDGKWQSCTGDEFLYHEALVHPAMINHPNPENVLILGGGEGATTREVFRWNAVKKAMMVDIDGDVVEACKEFLPEMHQGSFDDPRLELVIGDAFNVLDTSEAKWDIIISDLSDPIEEGPSFQLFTQEYFARLKKILRENGIVVIQAGPIAPANLHIHGRLVNTLKSVFSNVHSYFAPTCTYGSSWGFAIASEATFDTRPNPEKTDLILEQKTTGDFRSFDGISLLGMLQTPGYVRQCIEKETEVYTITKPAKFFGKGVNN; translated from the coding sequence ATGGCAGGTTCTCAATTAAATGCTGATGTGTGGATTAGTGAATATATCACTCCCTACGATATATATGTTCATGGTATCACCAGCATCCTCGCCCACAAAAAAACCCCCTACCAAGAAATGTACGTTGTGGAAAGTGGCGTTTATGGTAAGGCTTTAGTATTAGATGGTAAATGGCAATCTTGTACGGGAGACGAGTTTTTGTATCATGAGGCTTTAGTTCATCCTGCTATGATAAATCATCCTAACCCCGAAAATGTCTTAATTTTGGGTGGCGGAGAAGGCGCAACCACTAGAGAAGTTTTCCGTTGGAATGCCGTTAAAAAAGCTATGATGGTGGATATTGATGGAGATGTGGTGGAAGCCTGTAAAGAGTTTTTACCAGAAATGCACCAAGGTTCTTTTGACGATCCTCGTTTAGAATTAGTTATTGGTGATGCTTTTAATGTTTTGGATACCAGTGAGGCTAAGTGGGATATTATCATTTCTGATTTATCCGATCCTATCGAAGAAGGTCCTTCTTTTCAATTGTTTACTCAAGAATATTTTGCCCGTCTCAAAAAAATTCTCCGAGAAAATGGCATCGTTGTAATACAAGCAGGTCCGATCGCACCGGCAAATTTACACATTCACGGACGTTTAGTAAATACTCTTAAATCGGTGTTTTCTAATGTTCACTCTTATTTTGCCCCAACTTGTACTTATGGCTCATCCTGGGGCTTTGCGATCGCCTCTGAAGCAACATTTGATACCCGCCCTAACCCCGAAAAAACTGATCTTATATTAGAGCAAAAAACCACGGGGGATTTTCGTTCTTTTGATGGTATTAGTCTCTTAGGAATGTTACAAACTCCGGGTTATGTTAGACAATGTATCGAGAAAGAAACAGAGGTTTATACCATCACCAAACCTGCCAAATTCTTTGGTAAAGGAGTGAATAATTAA
- a CDS encoding sensor histidine kinase gives MLYFLCGLSIGLLICLWKYYQINIQLTDILDSLSQFEPVNSLSKIAQVRRNVNLLNNRCYYTQLELDLHHYLIKKIPLGYLRINEENCLIECNEEAKELLFIQRWNPEILRLFLELVRSYELDQLIQQTRKTGQKLVIEWQFFPTTNYILEEENNLEIENYKPVFLKAYSYPLPGGQVSIFIENQQLIKELSTRRDEAYSDLSHELRTPLTSLSLLAETLLKYTDDRGKIWVQQMSQEINRLIDLVQNWLEISTLEKNPYETLKFQKLDLKQLILSAWQSLKILADQEQIFLKYQGEEKIIISADINRLTQVFVNLFDNSIKHSSKGGIITVQVNIKGINYDDQFLEINLIDSGTGFNTKDLPYIFDRLYRGDKSRVRNGREGSGLGLSIVKQIIEAHQGTITAHNHPDTKGAWFRITLP, from the coding sequence ATGTTATATTTTTTATGTGGTTTGAGTATTGGTTTACTTATTTGTCTATGGAAATATTATCAAATCAATATTCAATTAACAGATATATTAGATTCCTTATCACAATTTGAGCCTGTAAATTCATTATCAAAAATAGCTCAAGTAAGGCGCAATGTTAACTTGCTGAATAACCGTTGTTATTATACACAATTAGAACTAGACCTTCATCATTATTTAATCAAAAAAATTCCCCTAGGGTATTTAAGAATTAACGAAGAAAATTGCTTAATAGAGTGTAATGAAGAAGCAAAAGAACTCTTATTTATTCAGCGTTGGAATCCTGAAATATTGAGGTTATTTTTAGAGTTAGTTCGCTCCTATGAATTAGATCAATTAATTCAACAAACTCGTAAAACAGGACAAAAATTAGTTATAGAATGGCAGTTTTTCCCCACCACAAATTATATTTTAGAAGAAGAAAATAATCTGGAAATAGAAAACTATAAACCTGTATTTCTTAAAGCCTATAGTTATCCCTTACCCGGAGGGCAAGTTAGTATTTTTATTGAAAATCAACAATTAATTAAAGAATTATCAACTCGTAGAGATGAGGCTTATTCAGATTTAAGTCATGAATTAAGGACTCCTTTAACTTCTCTGTCTTTACTAGCAGAAACCTTACTTAAATATACCGATGATAGGGGTAAAATTTGGGTACAACAAATGTCTCAAGAAATTAATCGTTTAATCGATTTAGTACAAAATTGGTTAGAAATTTCTACTTTAGAAAAAAATCCTTATGAGACGTTAAAATTTCAGAAATTAGATTTAAAACAATTAATTTTATCTGCTTGGCAATCACTAAAAATATTAGCAGATCAAGAACAAATTTTCTTAAAATATCAAGGAGAAGAAAAGATAATTATTTCTGCGGATATTAACCGTTTAACTCAAGTTTTTGTTAATTTATTTGACAATAGTATTAAACATAGTTCTAAAGGAGGTATAATCACTGTTCAAGTCAATATAAAAGGCATTAATTATGATGATCAATTCTTAGAAATTAACTTAATTGATTCAGGAACAGGATTTAACACAAAAGACTTACCTTATATATTCGATCGACTTTACCGAGGGGATAAATCAAGGGTAAGGAATGGAAGGGAAGGAAGTGGTTTAGGCTTAAGCATTGTTAAACAAATCATCGAAGCCCATCAAGGCACAATAACCGCCCATAACCATCCTGACACCAAAGGCGCATGGTTTAGAATTACCCTCCCTTAA
- a CDS encoding TetR/AcrR family transcriptional regulator — protein sequence MISNYQQKKTQTKAEQIFKGALSQFLEFGYVGASMDKIAQASGVSKQTLYSHFGDKESLFKALIKQVATQEFQLVWGKPLQGKPEFVLRQLAQRIIQEISDPQYLAFVHIIVTEAKNQPELTQIFLENVCKPAMATLTKYLSNCDDLQLDDPEAIAVIFVYTLIHYVITQEILGGNIVIPISPERVIDNLIKIIVKI from the coding sequence ATGATTTCTAATTATCAACAAAAAAAAACTCAAACAAAAGCCGAGCAAATATTTAAAGGGGCATTATCCCAATTTTTGGAATTTGGTTATGTGGGGGCGAGTATGGATAAAATTGCCCAAGCATCTGGGGTTTCTAAGCAGACTTTATATAGTCATTTTGGCGATAAAGAAAGTTTATTTAAAGCCTTGATTAAACAAGTGGCAACCCAAGAATTTCAGTTAGTTTGGGGTAAGCCACTACAGGGAAAACCAGAATTTGTTTTGAGGCAATTAGCACAAAGAATTATTCAAGAAATTAGTGATCCACAATATTTAGCTTTTGTACACATTATTGTTACTGAAGCCAAAAATCAACCAGAATTAACCCAAATATTTTTGGAGAATGTTTGTAAACCTGCCATGGCAACTTTAACTAAGTATCTCTCGAACTGTGATGACTTACAATTAGATGACCCAGAGGCGATCGCAGTTATTTTTGTTTATACTTTAATTCACTATGTTATTACACAGGAAATACTAGGGGGAAATATTGTTATTCCTATTTCTCCTGAGAGAGTTATTGATAATTTAATTAAAATTATCGTCAAAATTTGA
- a CDS encoding HlyD family efflux transporter periplasmic adaptor subunit, with translation MSENTSVFRDNGKKWVIISTVLGIVTLISTTVYFLQKGSFQAQPDTPIVEKASITAISALGRIEPQGEIIKVAANPSMSGAKVKSLMVLEGSMVKKGDIIAITSDYDTKKAELNSAQKDLEVAQANLAIIKAGAKEGEINAQKSTIERLNAQLTAQKEVDRAKITRLQAQLVAEKKERQATIERVQAELNNAQSELSRYQELVKEGVISQSDFETRQLTVETTKKRYQESEGSYQKTVTTITEEIREIEALALQNVNTLTKQVKEAEARLEEISEIRKVDVAKAEAEVQKALSMVNQATVELNLTQIKAPNDGQVIDIKAYEGETIDNAEGVIEMANTKQMLIIAEVYESDISKLKLGQKAIIKSENNSFPDSITGNVVHISSKIGKKDVLETDPAASVDARVVEVKIAVNPQDNNIINNLIYSQVLVQILL, from the coding sequence ATGAGCGAAAATACCTCTGTTTTTCGAGACAACGGTAAAAAGTGGGTAATAATTTCTACGGTGTTAGGAATAGTCACTTTGATTAGTACAACCGTTTATTTTCTGCAAAAAGGGAGTTTTCAAGCACAACCCGATACCCCTATAGTCGAAAAAGCCTCCATAACTGCCATAAGTGCTTTAGGTAGAATTGAGCCTCAAGGAGAAATCATTAAAGTAGCCGCAAATCCTTCTATGTCTGGCGCTAAGGTTAAATCTTTAATGGTTTTAGAAGGTAGTATGGTCAAAAAAGGAGATATAATTGCTATTACTTCTGATTACGATACTAAAAAAGCTGAATTGAATAGTGCGCAAAAAGATTTAGAAGTTGCTCAAGCTAATTTAGCGATTATCAAAGCTGGTGCGAAAGAAGGAGAGATTAATGCTCAAAAGTCCACCATTGAGAGATTAAATGCTCAATTAACGGCACAAAAAGAAGTCGATAGGGCAAAAATTACTCGTTTACAAGCTCAATTAGTAGCTGAAAAAAAAGAAAGACAAGCAACGATCGAAAGAGTACAAGCAGAATTAAATAATGCCCAAAGTGAATTAAGCCGTTATCAAGAGTTAGTTAAAGAAGGAGTTATTTCTCAATCAGATTTTGAAACTAGGCAATTAACCGTTGAAACTACCAAAAAACGCTATCAAGAGTCTGAGGGAAGTTATCAAAAAACTGTCACTACCATCACCGAAGAAATTCGGGAAATAGAAGCCCTAGCCTTACAAAATGTTAATACTTTAACTAAACAGGTTAAAGAAGCCGAAGCACGGTTAGAAGAAATTTCCGAAATTAGAAAAGTTGATGTTGCTAAAGCCGAAGCCGAAGTGCAAAAAGCCTTGTCAATGGTTAATCAAGCTACCGTAGAGTTAAATCTAACACAAATCAAAGCCCCCAATGATGGGCAGGTGATTGACATAAAAGCCTATGAAGGTGAAACCATCGACAATGCTGAGGGAGTAATTGAGATGGCTAACACGAAACAAATGTTAATTATTGCAGAAGTTTATGAAAGTGACATTAGTAAATTAAAGTTAGGACAAAAAGCCATAATTAAAAGTGAAAATAATAGTTTTCCTGATTCTATTACTGGTAATGTCGTACATATTAGTAGCAAAATTGGCAAAAAAGATGTCTTAGAAACTGATCCCGCCGCCAGTGTTGATGCGAGGGTTGTGGAAGTAAAAATTGCCGTTAATCCTCAAGATAATAATATCATTAATAACCTTATTTATTCACAAGTTTTAGTACAAATTTTATTATGA
- the devC gene encoding ABC transporter permease DevC, which translates to MKIPLAWLQLSREKIRLLIAIAGISFADILMFMQLGFKTALLNSAVRVHEQIKGDVFLLNPQSDALIAMKSFSSRRLYEALAVEGVESINHLHIGFGIWKNPENQSTRQIMVMGFNPKDQLFTLPGVAKNLEQLKLSDVVLFDDKSRPEFGAISELFNTGKTVKTEIDSRKIIIGGLFSIGSSFGADGNLITSDLNFLRMFPNRNKNLIDIGVIQLAKNTDKEAVINSLKQKFNSGDVVVLSREEFVQYERDYWENSTAIGFIFTLGAGMGLVVGIVIVYQILYTDVADHLPEYATLKAMGYTNNYLLILVFQQAIILACVGFLPGLGISMFLYNGAAGATGLPIFMTKSLAFSVYILTVIMCFLSGAIAVNKLKSADPADIF; encoded by the coding sequence ATGAAAATACCTTTAGCTTGGTTACAATTAAGCCGAGAAAAAATTAGATTATTAATTGCGATCGCAGGTATTAGTTTTGCTGATATTTTGATGTTTATGCAGTTAGGATTTAAAACAGCATTACTAAACAGTGCAGTAAGAGTTCATGAACAAATCAAAGGAGATGTTTTTTTACTAAATCCTCAATCAGATGCTTTAATTGCTATGAAAAGTTTTTCTTCTAGGCGTTTATATGAGGCTTTAGCAGTGGAAGGAGTCGAATCAATCAATCATCTTCATATCGGTTTTGGCATCTGGAAAAATCCAGAAAATCAATCAACTAGACAAATTATGGTAATGGGATTTAACCCAAAAGATCAACTATTTACCCTACCCGGAGTTGCCAAAAATCTTGAGCAATTAAAATTATCTGATGTGGTTTTATTTGATGATAAATCAAGACCAGAATTTGGAGCTATTTCAGAACTTTTTAACACTGGAAAAACTGTCAAAACAGAAATTGATAGCCGAAAAATTATCATCGGTGGTTTATTTTCTATAGGCTCAAGTTTTGGTGCAGATGGTAATTTAATTACCAGTGATTTAAACTTTTTAAGAATGTTTCCTAACAGAAATAAAAACTTAATTGATATTGGAGTAATTCAATTAGCTAAAAATACTGATAAAGAGGCAGTAATTAACAGTTTAAAACAAAAATTTAATAGTGGTGATGTGGTTGTTTTATCAAGAGAAGAATTTGTTCAATATGAACGAGATTATTGGGAAAATAGCACTGCTATTGGCTTTATTTTTACCCTTGGGGCTGGAATGGGTTTAGTAGTTGGTATTGTTATTGTTTACCAAATTCTTTATACTGATGTAGCTGATCATTTACCCGAATATGCCACTTTAAAAGCAATGGGTTACACGAACAATTATTTATTAATTCTTGTTTTTCAACAGGCAATTATTTTAGCTTGTGTTGGTTTTTTGCCCGGTTTAGGTATCTCTATGTTTCTTTATAATGGGGCAGCAGGGGCTACGGGTTTACCGATTTTTATGACTAAATCTTTAGCTTTTTCTGTCTATATTTTAACGGTTATTATGTGCTTTTTATCAGGTGCGATCGCCGTTAATAAACTAAAATCTGCTGATCCTGCGGACATATTTTAA
- a CDS encoding DevA family ABC transporter ATP-binding protein yields the protein MLTTNPQLIIPDEQKNNQVVEIKNLDFYFRSNNIEKQTLFDINLTLKKGEVVIMKGPSGSGKTTLLTLMGALRTANHGSLKVFGKELIQANNNLLIETRRNIGYIFQAHNLLKSLTARQNVQMSMELHPEFSAKEVKERSIAMLQAVGLGDRINYYPENLSGGQKQRVAIARALVSHPKMVLADEPTAALDSKSGRDVVEIMQKLAKEQGCTILIVTHDDRILDVAERIIELEDGKLK from the coding sequence ATGTTAACCACAAATCCACAATTAATTATACCTGATGAACAAAAAAATAATCAAGTAGTAGAAATAAAAAATTTAGACTTTTATTTTAGGAGTAATAACATTGAAAAACAAACCCTTTTTGACATTAATTTAACTCTCAAAAAAGGGGAAGTAGTTATTATGAAAGGTCCTTCAGGCTCTGGAAAAACCACTTTATTAACCCTTATGGGGGCATTAAGAACGGCTAATCATGGTAGCCTTAAAGTGTTTGGGAAGGAGTTAATTCAGGCTAATAATAATCTCTTGATAGAAACTAGGCGCAATATTGGTTATATTTTTCAAGCTCATAACCTCTTAAAATCCTTAACGGCAAGACAAAATGTACAAATGTCTATGGAGTTACACCCAGAATTTTCTGCCAAAGAAGTGAAAGAAAGATCGATCGCTATGTTACAAGCAGTAGGATTGGGCGATCGAATTAATTACTATCCTGAGAATCTTTCAGGGGGGCAAAAACAAAGAGTAGCCATAGCTAGGGCATTAGTATCTCATCCAAAAATGGTTTTAGCAGACGAGCCTACGGCAGCCCTTGACAGTAAATCTGGTCGTGATGTGGTCGAAATTATGCAAAAATTAGCAAAAGAACAAGGTTGCACAATTTTGATTGTCACCCATGACGATCGAATTTTAGATGTAGCAGAGAGGA